One region of Leishmania panamensis strain MHOM/PA/94/PSC-1 chromosome 28 sequence genomic DNA includes:
- a CDS encoding Qa-SNARE protein (TriTrypDB/GeneDB-style sysID: LpmP.28.1580), whose product MEELRQKHAENMQTVDETRSKALRLEIDELSREASNAARAAKDKLDAMSRNTANLKKTPDSVHANSAVIRIEENQHMYLVVKLATIMAEYQRHQSANEAFYKAQTQRQIKIKYTNLDGSAIDDSIAAQLAEQVMENNTSSYIFQQSKEVLASIIETRNDIYRIEQSMRELNQLFNDLALLVNEQGEIMDVILANVQRSIRYVEKGSAELKKGRKYQKKSRKKLICFVVCIGIIVALFVLVGVLAGTIKIP is encoded by the coding sequence atggaggagctgcggcagaaGCACGCAGAGAACATGCAGACGGTCGACGAGACGCGCTCaaaggcgctgcgcctcgagATCGACGAGCTGTCGCGCGAGGCCAGCAACGCGGCCAGGGCGGCGAAGGACAAGCTCGACGCGATGTCCAGGAATACGGCCAATCTGAAGAAGACGCCGGACAGCGTGCATGCCAACAGCGCCGTCATCCGCATCGAGGAGAACCAGCACATGTACCTCGTGGTGAAGCTGGCCACGATCATGGCCGAGTACCAGCGTCACCAGTCCGCCAACGAGGCCTTCTACAaggcgcagacgcagcgccaGATCAAGATCAAGTACACCAAcctcgacggcagcgccatcgACGACTCGatagcggcgcagctggcagagCAGGTGATGGAGAACAACACGTCTAGCTACATCTTCCAGCAGAGCAAGGAGGTGCTTGCCTCCATCATCGAGACACGCAACGACATCTACCGCATCGAGCAGTCCATGCGTGAACTGAACCAGCTCTTCAACGATCTAGCCCTCTTGGTGAATGAGCAGGGCGAAATCATGGACGTGATTCTTGCCAATGTTCAGCGGAGCATTCGGTACGTGGAGAAGGGCAGCGCAGAGCTGAAGAAGGGACGCAAGTATCAGAAGAAGAGCCGCAAGAAGCTGATTTGCTTCGTGGTGTGCATCGGGATTATAGTTGCTCTGTTTGTTCTTGTTGGTGTGCTCGCCGGCACCATCAAGATCCCATGA
- a CDS encoding hypothetical protein (TriTrypDB/GeneDB-style sysID: LpmP.28.1590) gives MSANIRTALSGTNLPILAAGLSGGLGVVLGALGSHAFLELMDTNQFKAYNVANQYHLVHSMAMLVVAAIAPRVTEPAATYFRRAYLLFAAGTVLMSGSRYVHCTVHKPDFLSKFPAVGGAMLAAGWVCVALGGSTLKE, from the coding sequence ATGTCAGCCAACATCCGTACAGCTCTCTCCGGCACCAACCTGCCGATTCTGGCCGCAGGGCTCTCTGGTGGCCTGGGTGTGGTCCTCGGTGCCCTCGGCTCCCACGCGTTTCTTGAGCTTATGGACACGAACCAGTTCAAGGCGTACAACGTAGCGAACCAGTACCACCTTGTCCACTCTATGGCGATGCTCGTCGTGGCAGCGATTGCGCCCCGCGTCACAGAGCCAGCCGCTACCTACTTCCGCCGTGCCTatctcctcttcgccgccggcACAGTACTGATGTCGGGCTCGCGCTATGTCCACTGCACAGTGCATAAACCTGACTTTTTAAGCAAGTTCCCCGCCGTGGGTGGTGCAATGCTCGCGGCTGGATGGGTATGCGTCGCTCTTGGCGGCTCCACCTTGAAGGAATAG
- a CDS encoding hypothetical protein (TriTrypDB/GeneDB-style sysID: LpmP.28.1600): MMFLKGAHVPIILVGCVGLSSFAMDALGAHLKTKMSMRQRRSWLTANQYHMVHTVALAVIAWMMVLAKESPEASSRLNKGFYLILTGALGFAGSIYSLCLRICPKFMGPLTPTSGLVLVLGWTNVALAGLYW, translated from the coding sequence ATGATGTTTCTGAAGGGCGCACATGTGCCCATAATCCTAGTGGGCTGCGTTGGTCTCTCCAGCTTTGCCATGGATGCTCTTGGCGCGCACCTCAAGACGAAGATGAGCATGCGTCAACGCCGCTCTTGGTTGACGGCGAACCAGTACCACATGGTGCACACGGTAGCGCTGGCAGTCATTGCGTGGATGATggtgctggcgaaggagtCTCCCGAAGCGTCTTCGCGTCTGAACAAAGGCTTCTACCTGATACTGACCGGCGCCCTTGGATTTGCCGGCTCCATCTACTCGCTGTGCCTCCGCATCTGCCCCAAGTTTATGGGCCCGCTCACCCCTACCAGTGGCCTTGTGCTTGTGCTGGGGTGGACAAACGTGGCGCTGGCTGGCCTATACTGGTGA
- a CDS encoding hypothetical protein (TriTrypDB/GeneDB-style sysID: LpmP.28.1610): MVSIPLAYSGVLGLTGVIAGAVGSHGLKAKTVEERNAFAVGSQYQLMHSIAALGAIALSQTVRSLNPTAAKRLHIAAWMFLVGTTLFSGTVYARVFGAPTSIRQVAPAGGYLMMGGWACLIAAAVAL, from the coding sequence ATGGTGTCTATTCCGTTGGCATACAGTGGCGTGCTTGGATTAACTGGCGTCATCGCTGGTGCCGTCGGCTCGCACGGGCTGAAGGCAAAAACTGTGGAAGAGCGCAACGCCTTCGCTGTGGGCTCTCAGTACCAGCTCATGCACAGCATAGCAGCCCTTGGTGCCATCGCACTCAGCCAGACAGTACGAAGCTTGAACCCCACCGCGGCGAAGCGGCTGCACATCGCCGCCTGGATGTTCCTGGTCGGGACAACACTCTTCTCGGGCACCGTGTACGCGCGCGTGTTTGGTGCCCCTACGTCGATCCGCCAGGTGGCCCCGGCGGGGGGATATCTCATGATGGGTGGCTGGGCCTGCCtcattgccgctgccgtcgcgcTGTGA
- a CDS encoding hypothetical protein (TriTrypDB/GeneDB-style sysID: LpmP.28.1620), with translation MAPKAHPDPMARGPSSSSKSTADPMLQGTYEQDESNDVELSTDEIAAFEGRLEHQRGGGQSAAALNVSRTRESGVSRRLSAPVASHAHQPHPSSTTSLSAAPNAADTAWASSHRAADRGMSEEERAAQIQHGADVEDVRRLEDRFGGGNDDDSDDETVARWRKMGL, from the coding sequence ATGGCGCCCAAGGCCCACCCCGACCCTATGGCGAGAggtccctcttcctcctcgaaAAGTACCGCAGACCCCATGTTGCAGGGCACGTATGAGCAAGATGAGTCGAACGACGTTGAGCTGTCGACAGACGAAATTGCTGCCTTTGAGGGGCGTCTTGAGCACCAGCGTGGTGGAGGCCaatctgcagcggcgctaaACGTATCGAGGACACGCGAGTCGGGTGTTTCGCGACGGTTGTCAGCACCGGTGGCCAGTCATGCCCATCAGCCGCATCCGTCTTCGACCACATCACTGTCGGCGGCCCCCAACGCCGCCGACACAGCGTGGGCTTCCTCACACCGCGCCGCCGACCGTGGCATGTcagaagaagagcgcgcaGCGCAGATACAGCACGGCGCTGACGTCGAGGATGTGCGCCGTCTCGAGGACCGCTTCGGCGGTGGCAATGACGACGATAGCGATGACGAGACGGTTGCACGCTGGCGTAAGATGGGGCTGTGA
- a CDS encoding hypothetical protein (TriTrypDB/GeneDB-style sysID: LpmP.28.1630), giving the protein MAENEVDAILQNYFATIAEKDSDALKLYEDNKRMRHLVEQTLKAREELEAQLCATQLLVTSLQTDLREKQHLIEAQEKASVVWCDSVAELRSILGRPSEVKQGLCDVVDDVRRMFAELRGLQQSMQYARWCCDEWEAYVLGSLIASETRERRVFEHAAAHSLQALCEAAAEVFNVRMWAAAQKAATGSTIAHWEAWHATTQQEHEKTAEKYAQALRRAEHEARHQARRAEAAHRNAEEMAQLLEAQQHAERVAHELRVVEAEAQVSLVDLLVRRCTAAEGNWCDAVLEVRTVTCRLKNTMEELSGLSQTHEQALVELEQNRLRVSKLSKKVEQFKEQHSELEELQQRCSSQQEELQSLRGKYVAIADKERTLRYQLSTSTECAAAKLLGVEESLQAAERRTAVLEERLRAKQEEARAAQNDVAALRRQVEQHRTTDAVLQATQQQLRATEKHAFNFQEALETLKAEHQEQLQAARDRHATEMAALAEANEDALHSQAAQARARAVEAEERAQRAEETAVREKEALQRELQAWTAEVDTLKSELARGRQCAEAEKTAREVLEQQSRSESSVLRSMVERSFDDARRGPQVAELQTRMKSLQQRNRLLEEACRRSAGVIAQLREALHREQMTSRTLRLTGNSLSA; this is encoded by the coding sequence ATGGCCGAGAACGAAGTAGATGCCATTCTTCAGAACTACTTTGCAACCATTGCGGAGAAAGACTCCGATGCGCTAAAGCTGTATGAAGACAACAAGCGCATGCGCCACCTTGTCGAGCAGACGCTGAAGGCCCGCGAAGAGCTTGAGGCACAGCTTTGCGCAACGCAGCTACTCGTCACATCGCTACAGACCGACCTGCGCGAGAAGCAACACCTCATAGAAGCACAAGAAAAGGCTAGTGTCGTCTGGTGTGACAGCGTTGCGGAGCTGAGAAGCATCCTTGGCCGTCCCTCCGAGGTAAAGCAGGGGCTGTGCGACGTCGTCGACGACGTGCGACGCATGTTCGCTGAGCTGCGAGGCCTTCAGCAAAGCATGCAGTACGCACGATGGTGCTGTGATGAGTGGGAAGCGTACGTGTTGGGGTCACTCATTGCTTCGGAAACCCGCGAGCGCCGCGTGTTCGaacacgcagcagctcactCACTTCAAGCGCTGTGCGAAGCCGCCGCTGAGGTTTTCAATGTGCGGATGTGGGCCGCTGCGCAGAAAGCGGCCACGGGCTCCACGATTGCGCACTGGGAAGCCTGGCACGCGACGACTCAGCAAGAGCACGAGAAGACTGCAGAGAAGTACGCACAGGCTCTACGTCGAGCCGAGCACGAGGCGCGTCATCAAGCCCGTCGTGCCGAAGCTGCCCATCGAAATGCGGAGGAAATGGCGCAGTTGCTGGAAgctcagcagcacgcggAACGTGTTGCTCACGAGTTGAGAGTcgtggaggcagaggcgcaaGTGAGCTTAGTAGACCTGCTcgtccgccgctgcaccgccgcggaAGGAAACTGGTGCGACGCTGTGCTAGAAGTGCGCACCGTCACGTGCCGGCTGAAAAATACCATGGAAGAGTTGAGTGGCCTGTCCCAGACGCACGAACAGGCCCTTGTGGAGCTGGAGCAGAACCGCTTGCGTGTCTCGAAACTTTCgaagaaggtggagcagTTCAAGGAGCAGCACTCAGaactggaggagctgcagcagcgttgcaGCTCGCAACAAGAAGAGCTGCAGAGCCTTCGGGGCAAGTACGTAGCCATTGCAGACAAGGAGCGCACCCTGCGATACCAGCTGAGCACCTCCACGGAATGTGCCGCCGCAAAGCTGCtgggggtggaggagtcCCTCCAGGCGGCCGAGCGGCGCACGGCTGTGCTGGAAGAGCGCCTCCGTGCCAAGCAAGAAGAAGCTCGGGCGGCACAGAACGAcgttgcggcgctgcggcgacaAGTGGAGCAACATCGCACGACAGATGCCGTGTTGCAAGccacacaacagcagctgcgcgcgacCGAAAAACACGCTTTCAACTTTCAAGAAGCATTGGAAACGTTGAAGGCGGAGCACCAGGAGCAGTTGCAGGCTGCACGCGACCGTCATGCGACAGAGATGGCCGCACTCGCTGAGGCCAACGAAGATGCGCTTCATAGCCAGGCTGCACAGGCTCGTGCGCGCGCCGTAGAGGCAGAGGAACGCGCGCAGCGGGCAGAAGAGACTGCTGTGCGTGAAAAGGAGGCCCTGCAACGAGAACTGCAAGCGTggacggcggaggtggacacGCTGAAGTCGGAGCTTGCCAGAGGCCGCCAGTGTGctgaggcagagaagactGCAAGAGAAGTACTCGAGCAGCAGAGCCGCAGTGAGTCAAGCGTCTTGCGCAGCATGGTTGAGCGCAGCTTCGATGATGCGCGACGAGGCCCGCaagtggcagagctgcagacgCGCATGAAgagcctccagcagcgcaaccGCCTTCTGGAGGAAGCGTGCCGACGCAGTGCCGGTGTCATTGCACAGCTACGGGAAGCGCTGCATCGTGAACAGATGACGTCACGCACGTTGCGGCTGACAGGCAACTCCCTGTCTGCGTAA
- a CDS encoding ATP-dependent RNA helicase FAL1, putative (TriTrypDB/GeneDB-style sysID: LpmP.28.1640), with the protein METEQVDNIQANVLAIPTFEAMGLKEDLLKGMYRFGYKQPTAIQKRFIMPFLKGRDVIAQASSGTGKTSAFCICLLQACDPHTREPQALILSPTRELAVQTQDLCNNIGHHMGLKAYACIGGKSTEEDIRRLENGVHIVSGTPGRVFDMIRRKSLRVNGLKTLVLDEADEMLGKGFKAQIHDIYRMIPPLQIILVSATLPADVLEMTEKFMTEPASILVKRDEITVDSVRQYFVSVDEEKNKFDVLMELYDSLTIAHAVVFCNTRKKVEQLAKKMTREKFTVVAMHGDMPQAERDEIMRQFRDGHSRVLITTDLWARGIDVERVSLVLNYDLPLAREQYIHRIGRTGRMGRTGLAITFVRHDELRLLRDIEQFYATQIEELPANIGDQM; encoded by the coding sequence ATGGAGACGGAGCAAGTAGATAATATTCAGGCCAACGTGCTCGCCATCCCCACCTTCGAGGCGATGGGGTTGAAGGAGGACCTGCTGAAGGGCATGTACCGCTTCGGCTACAAGCAGCCCACCGCCATTCAGAAGCGCTTCATTATGCCTTTCTTGAAGGGACGCGACGTCATCGCACAAGCGTCCTCTGGCACAGGCAAAACGTCTGCCTTCTGTATCTGCCTTCTGCAGGCGTGCGACCCGCACACGCGTGAGCCGCAGGCCCTCATCCTCTCGCCGACTCGCGAGCTGGCTGTGCAGACGCAGGATCTGTGCAACAACATTGGCCACCACATGGGGCTGAAGGCGTACGCGTGTATTGGTGGCAAAAGCACGGAGGAGGACATCCGCCGCCTGGAGAATGGTGTGCACATAGTCTCCGGTACTCCTGGTCGTGTCTTCGATATGATCCGCCGCAAGAGCCTTCGTGTGAACGGGCTGAAGACCCTTGTGCTAGACGAGGCGGATGAGATGCTGGGTAAGGGATTCAAGGCTCAGATTCACGACATTTACCGTATGataccgccgctgcagatcATCCTCGTGTCGGCGACACTGCCGGCTGACGTGCTGGAGATGACGGAGAAATTCATGACAGAGCCCGCGAGCATTCTCGTCAAGCGCGATGAGATCACTGTGGATAGTGTTCGGCAGTACTTTGTCTCCGTCGACGAGGAAAAAAACAAGTTCGATGTCTTGATGGAGTTGTACGACAGTCTCACAATCGCCCACGCGGTAGTGTTTTGCAACACCCGTAAAAAGGTAGAGCAACTCGCGAAGAAGATGACGCGCGAGAAGTTCACTGTGGTCGCCATGCATGGCGACATGCCCCAGGCCGAGCGTGACGAGATTATGCGGCAGTTCCGCGATGGTCACAGTCGCGTGCTCATCACAACTGATCTCTGGGCGCGTGGCATTGATGTGGAGCGCGTCTCGCTTGTCCTCAACTACGATTTGCCGCTCGCGCGTGAGCAGTACATTCATCGCATTGGCCGCACTGGTCGCATGGGCCGCACTGGGCTTGCCATCACATTCGTGCGCCATGACGAGCTGCGCTTGTTGCGCGATATCGAGCAGTTCTACGCGACGCAGATTGAGGAACTCCCCGCGAACATCGGAGACCAAATGTAG